The following coding sequences are from one Ursus arctos isolate Adak ecotype North America unplaced genomic scaffold, UrsArc2.0 scaffold_23, whole genome shotgun sequence window:
- the LOC113249171 gene encoding LOW QUALITY PROTEIN: olfactory receptor 6C76-like (The sequence of the model RefSeq protein was modified relative to this genomic sequence to represent the inferred CDS: inserted 2 bases in 2 codons): MKNQTSVKEFILLGLTDDPELNILIFLFLFFTYILSITGNLTIIALTLIDPHLKTPMYFFLRNFSFXKISFTTVCIPRFLVSIITGDMTISYNSCMAQVFFFILLGSTEFFLLTAMSCDRYVATCKPLHYTTIMNSRVCNQLIISSWLAXFLIIFPPVIMGLQLDFRDSNIIDHFTCDSSPMLWISCTDTAFLELMGFFLAVFTLMVTLVLVVISYVFILKTILRIPSAEQRKKAFSTCSSHMIVVSISYGSCIFMYVKTSAKEGVALTKGIAVLNTSVSPMLNPFIYSLRNQQVKQSFKNLANKCFSNKL; the protein is encoded by the exons atgaaaaatcaaacatCTGTGAAAGAGTTCATTCTTCTGGGATTAACAGATGACCCAGagctaaatattttgatttttctatttctatttttcacttatATACTGAGTATAACTGGAAACCTGACAATTATCGCCCTCACTCTGATAGATCCTCACCTTAAAactcccatgtatttcttccttaggaatttctctt caaaaatctCATTCACAACAGTTTGTATTCCTAGATTTCTGGTCAGCATTATAACAGGAGATATGACCATTTCCTATAATTCTTGCATGGCACAGGTGTTTTTCTTCATACTCCTTGGTTcaacagaattttttcttttgactgcTATGTCTTGTGATCGGTATGTAGCTACCTGTAAGCCATTGCATTACACAACAATAATGAACAGCAGAGTCTGCAACCAGCTTATAATTAGCTCTTGGCTGG GATTTCTCATTATCTTTCCACCTGTGATCATGGGACTTCAACTGGATTTCCGTGACTCCAACATCATTGATCACTTCACATGTGACTCTTCTCCTATGCTATGGATCTCCTGCACAGACACAGCATTCCTAGAACTCATGGGATTCTTCCTGGCAGTATTCACGCTCATGGTAACCTTAGTATTAGTGGTCATTTCCTATGTATTCATCCTTAAAACAATTCTGAGAATCCCCTCTgctgagcaaaggaaaaaggccTTTTCCACTTGTTCTTCACATATGATTGTTGTCTCTATTTCTTATGGAAGTTGCATTTTCATGTATGTCAAAACTTCAGCAAAAGAAGGAGTGGCTTTGACCAAGGGTATAGCTGTGCTCAATACCTCTGTTTCCCCAATGCTAAATCCTTTTATTTACTCCCTAAGGAACCAGCAGGTAAAGCAGTCCTTTAAGAACTTAGCCAACAAATGCTTCTCAAATAAATTGTAA